One Paenibacillus riograndensis SBR5 DNA segment encodes these proteins:
- the rlmD gene encoding 23S rRNA (uracil(1939)-C(5))-methyltransferase RlmD: MSKQRSGRSASRRDSSAPAAGLPVYKNDEVMLDIIGMTHEGEGVGRVEGFTLFVQGALPGEKVRAKVLKTKKQYGYAKLLELVQASGDRIAPPCPIYDQCGGCQLQHMDYTAQLAWKRQLVVDNLQRIGKLQVAGAAGRGADKLEGALADTAGDSDSREDTGIKLAETAGNGSKAANSAGSSDGIIVRPTLGMDEPWRYRNKAQVPIGVTEGGLVGGFYARGSHRIVDMETCLIQHEDNDAVVAAVKGIGRDLGITAYDEETGRGLLRHVVVKKAFRTGEMMLVLITNGRDIPHLDAWIGSIREALPQVESICQNVNTQRTNVIFGSETRVLWGRDVIYDYIGDVQFAISPRSFYQINPAQTEVLYGKTVEYAGLTGNETVIDAYCGIGTISLFLAQHAAKVYGVEIVPEAIEDARANAKLNGMNNVEFAVGASEDVIPTWREQGVTPDVIVVDPPRKGCDPRLLDTILAMKPERVVYVSCNPSTLARDLRVLEDGGYKTVEVTPVDMFPHTVHVECCVSLERTQ; encoded by the coding sequence ATGAGTAAGCAACGCAGTGGACGCAGCGCAAGCCGCCGGGACAGCTCGGCACCTGCCGCCGGACTGCCAGTGTACAAGAACGACGAGGTCATGCTCGATATTATCGGCATGACCCATGAAGGCGAAGGGGTAGGCCGCGTAGAGGGCTTTACCCTTTTTGTGCAGGGCGCGCTTCCCGGTGAGAAGGTCCGCGCCAAGGTCCTTAAGACCAAAAAGCAGTATGGCTACGCCAAGCTGCTTGAGCTTGTCCAGGCCAGCGGCGACCGGATCGCGCCGCCTTGCCCGATCTATGACCAATGCGGCGGCTGCCAGCTGCAGCATATGGACTACACCGCCCAGCTGGCGTGGAAACGCCAGCTGGTGGTGGACAACCTGCAGCGGATTGGGAAGCTGCAGGTGGCGGGGGCAGCGGGGAGAGGCGCGGACAAGCTGGAAGGTGCGTTGGCTGACACCGCTGGCGATTCAGATTCCCGTGAGGATACGGGGATTAAGCTGGCTGAGACAGCGGGCAATGGCAGCAAAGCAGCAAATTCTGCCGGCAGCTCTGACGGCATTATCGTCCGTCCTACCTTGGGCATGGACGAGCCTTGGCGCTACCGCAACAAGGCCCAGGTGCCCATCGGCGTAACCGAAGGCGGCCTTGTCGGCGGCTTCTACGCCCGGGGCAGCCACCGGATCGTCGACATGGAGACTTGTCTGATTCAGCATGAGGATAACGATGCGGTCGTTGCTGCTGTAAAAGGCATCGGCAGAGACCTGGGGATCACAGCTTACGATGAAGAAACCGGACGCGGCCTTCTTCGCCACGTCGTGGTGAAGAAGGCCTTCCGCACCGGCGAAATGATGCTGGTGCTGATCACAAACGGCCGCGATATCCCGCATTTGGATGCCTGGATCGGCAGCATCCGCGAGGCGCTGCCGCAGGTGGAGAGCATCTGCCAGAACGTCAACACACAGCGAACGAATGTAATCTTCGGCAGCGAAACCCGCGTGCTGTGGGGTAGAGACGTCATTTATGACTACATCGGCGATGTGCAATTCGCTATCTCGCCCCGTTCTTTCTACCAGATCAACCCGGCCCAGACCGAGGTGCTGTACGGCAAAACCGTAGAGTACGCAGGCCTGACCGGGAATGAGACAGTGATCGACGCCTACTGCGGCATCGGGACCATTTCGCTGTTCCTGGCCCAGCACGCGGCTAAGGTGTATGGTGTAGAGATTGTGCCTGAAGCGATCGAGGATGCGCGGGCGAATGCGAAGCTTAACGGCATGAACAACGTGGAGTTCGCAGTCGGCGCCTCCGAGGATGTCATCCCTACCTGGAGAGAGCAGGGTGTAACGCCGGATGTCATCGTCGTCGATCCGCCGCGCAAGGGCTGTGATCCTCGCCTGCTGGATACGATTCTGGCAATGAAGCCGGAGCGGGTGGTGTATGTGTCGTGCAACCCGTCCACCCTGGCGCGGGATTTAAGGGTGCTGGAGGATGGCGGGTACAAGACCGTGGAGGTCACTCCGGTGGATATGTTCCCGCATACGGTGCATGTGGAGTGCTGTGTGTCGCTCGAAAGAACACAATGA
- a CDS encoding DUF5677 domain-containing protein, which produces MGKQFSKLSDHSFKKGVLYTPFNSNLGDQLSLSPWAIEWLPEYLWLALILDHYGREDGLNLVGRIAGELSKIDKELSIPVLSKIFELEPKKQRTYYEVICKWATREVLSPLTIIYRTDKYALFYEYFSDCETSIDEKTITLQNVIKKNLFHQTNEATDIRFLILWFNVFADRIHFARGMEITKALVEYPKLSHDHPEMRLYRPLIRSSEMALRFREDNGDFAKRFWHSLGLLTKCRTFIIDYGEQVGGSMSFLEEAVNTIDYLMANNKESLLTDEKFSVCLGIATYALKIYKEVIESQIGDGILGRNALRTITEVYVTLKYMSLKEQDQPDIWKAFKEYGIGKYKYVILKAREVEPDLEKHHFALPVLEALLNEDKGEEFTNMDTRLFDNQNVRKKFEAIGENDLYDLYYEYDTNFTHGLWGAIRESAMIFCDNPSHKYHTVPDITFEQKLRSVEHDCEYVLKKLFNQLSSFYEFPDFFIDKYGGLDD; this is translated from the coding sequence ATGGGGAAGCAATTCAGCAAACTCTCTGATCATTCATTCAAAAAAGGCGTATTATATACACCATTTAATAGCAATTTAGGAGATCAACTTTCTTTATCTCCATGGGCTATTGAGTGGTTACCAGAATATTTATGGTTGGCATTGATTCTAGATCATTACGGCAGGGAAGATGGACTAAATTTAGTTGGCAGGATTGCAGGGGAATTATCGAAGATTGATAAGGAATTGAGCATTCCTGTTCTATCGAAGATTTTTGAGCTAGAACCTAAAAAGCAGAGGACTTACTACGAAGTAATATGTAAATGGGCTACTAGAGAAGTATTATCCCCTCTAACAATAATATACCGTACAGATAAATATGCTCTCTTTTATGAGTATTTTTCAGACTGCGAAACATCAATAGATGAAAAAACTATTACCCTACAAAATGTAATTAAAAAAAATCTATTCCATCAAACAAATGAAGCTACAGATATTAGGTTTCTAATTTTATGGTTTAACGTTTTCGCTGATCGTATTCATTTTGCTAGAGGAATGGAAATAACAAAGGCATTAGTTGAGTATCCTAAACTATCTCATGACCATCCAGAAATGAGATTGTATCGCCCGCTAATCAGATCATCTGAAATGGCTTTAAGATTTAGAGAAGATAACGGAGATTTTGCAAAACGATTTTGGCATAGTCTTGGGTTATTAACAAAGTGTAGAACTTTTATTATTGATTATGGTGAACAGGTAGGTGGAAGTATGTCTTTTTTAGAGGAAGCCGTTAATACTATCGATTACTTAATGGCTAATAATAAAGAATCGCTACTTACGGACGAGAAATTTTCTGTCTGCTTGGGTATAGCAACTTATGCATTGAAAATTTATAAAGAAGTGATTGAAAGTCAAATTGGAGATGGAATCTTAGGTAGAAATGCCTTAAGGACTATTACAGAAGTGTATGTGACTTTAAAATACATGTCGTTGAAAGAACAAGACCAACCAGACATTTGGAAAGCTTTTAAGGAATACGGAATAGGTAAGTATAAATATGTAATTCTCAAAGCTAGAGAAGTTGAACCAGACCTCGAAAAACACCACTTTGCACTTCCTGTACTAGAAGCATTGCTTAACGAAGATAAAGGTGAAGAATTCACCAATATGGACACAAGGCTATTTGATAATCAAAATGTAAGAAAGAAATTTGAAGCCATTGGTGAAAATGATCTTTACGATCTTTATTATGAATATGATACTAACTTCACTCATGGATTGTGGGGGGCTATTAGAGAAAGTGCAATGATTTTTTGTGATAATCCTTCTCATAAATATCATACTGTCCCCGACATTACTTTTGAGCAGAAACTTAGAAGTGTTGAACATGACTGTGAGTATGTTCTGAAAAAACTATTTAATCAGTTATCTTCATTTTATGAATTTCCAGACTTCTTTATAGATAAGTATGGTGGTCTAGATGATTGA
- a CDS encoding RES family NAD+ phosphorylase yields MENVLRKLGDELYGKREDSFEYLFYKKEFSRMLESDLKEYNPEKIIDKYLDFFSRKNFSRKILKEGEGFFRGRIGSFLISGSKGTYNTKFELPYYGNMIETPPPIYTAGGRFNRAGISYLYLATDLETCLAEVHLQVGQACSIGEFECVEDMELINLSDYGNDLEIKIWYEVLTQPVHNEIRYKYLITQFMSDVLMKFNENGLYFKSVQSTGDNIVCYYPEKFRLIQFSEKLYKANKIKYDFEQIKDTVREYVDRKDHYLNISDLNTDETEENEKHVNYLLEWIDKEKERNNKN; encoded by the coding sequence ATGGAGAATGTTTTACGTAAATTGGGAGATGAACTTTACGGAAAAAGAGAGGACTCTTTCGAATATTTATTTTACAAAAAAGAGTTTTCTCGAATGCTCGAAAGCGATTTAAAGGAATACAATCCAGAAAAAATAATTGATAAATACTTAGATTTTTTTTCAAGAAAAAACTTCTCTAGAAAAATCTTAAAAGAAGGAGAGGGTTTTTTTCGTGGAAGAATAGGTAGTTTTTTGATTTCAGGATCAAAAGGAACTTATAATACTAAATTTGAACTACCATATTACGGTAATATGATCGAGACTCCCCCTCCAATCTATACAGCAGGTGGAAGGTTTAATAGAGCAGGGATTTCCTACTTGTACCTAGCAACTGATCTGGAGACTTGTTTGGCAGAAGTTCATTTGCAAGTTGGACAGGCATGTAGTATTGGCGAATTTGAATGTGTCGAAGACATGGAACTAATTAATCTAAGTGACTATGGTAATGATTTGGAAATAAAGATTTGGTATGAAGTACTAACTCAGCCTGTTCATAATGAAATCAGGTATAAGTATTTGATTACTCAGTTTATGTCAGATGTACTCATGAAGTTTAATGAAAATGGATTATATTTTAAAAGCGTGCAATCTACTGGTGACAACATTGTTTGTTATTATCCTGAGAAATTCAGGTTAATTCAATTTAGTGAAAAATTGTATAAAGCGAATAAAATTAAGTATGATTTTGAACAGATAAAAGATACGGTTAGAGAATATGTTGATAGAAAAGATCACTATCTGAATATTAGTGATTTGAACACTGATGAAACTGAGGAAAACGAAAAACACGTTAATTATTTGCTTGAATGGATTGATAAAGAGAAAGAACGTAATAACAAAAATTAA
- a CDS encoding restriction endonuclease gives MDEWIELVVSGKESVYPFCRIPYDDWLNDYIENIAVQPVSKVKDLIRALLVPITRPLDISNYTNFVKMRESGIDEFVERASAVLESEVYRRIENEQEAWEGLTWILELLPSKPYRAIRALESYLLAQPNLPDDRITGIEQCCEIIEAKFIYFENPIDEIIQLKPVEFEWLIEDLYERMGYETEWTPATRDGGKDIIARGKRPDGEECVYVECKLYKTTKLEPEQVKAFGYVLMKQEVNRGVVFCTGYVNENLKNLDKRIQIWSYEDINFLLNAHLGSDWVKDLPKIISHKRRQYRNE, from the coding sequence TTGGACGAATGGATAGAGCTTGTTGTCAGCGGGAAGGAGTCTGTTTATCCATTTTGTCGTATACCCTATGATGACTGGCTAAATGATTATATCGAAAACATTGCAGTTCAGCCTGTGAGTAAAGTGAAAGATTTGATTAGGGCGCTTTTGGTTCCCATTACTCGTCCTCTCGATATTTCGAATTATACGAACTTTGTTAAAATGAGGGAATCTGGTATTGATGAGTTTGTGGAGAGGGCTAGTGCTGTTTTGGAGAGTGAAGTTTATAGAAGAATTGAGAATGAGCAAGAAGCGTGGGAAGGGCTTACTTGGATATTAGAACTCCTTCCTTCAAAACCGTATAGAGCAATTCGTGCGCTTGAAAGTTATTTGCTAGCACAACCCAATTTGCCAGATGACAGAATTACTGGTATAGAACAATGTTGTGAGATAATTGAGGCTAAATTTATTTATTTTGAGAACCCAATAGATGAAATCATTCAACTAAAGCCAGTAGAGTTTGAGTGGTTAATTGAAGATCTTTATGAAAGAATGGGTTATGAAACAGAATGGACACCAGCCACACGTGATGGTGGAAAAGATATTATTGCCCGAGGAAAGCGACCAGATGGTGAAGAGTGTGTATACGTCGAGTGTAAGCTGTACAAAACAACCAAGTTAGAACCTGAGCAAGTTAAAGCGTTTGGTTATGTTTTGATGAAACAAGAAGTAAATCGAGGAGTTGTATTTTGTACTGGTTATGTAAATGAAAATCTTAAAAATTTAGATAAGAGAATACAAATATGGTCATATGAAGATATTAACTTTCTTCTTAATGCTCATTTGGGCAGTGATTGGGTGAAGGATTTACCTAAAATTATTTCCCACAAAAGAAGACAGTACAGGAATGAGTGA
- a CDS encoding toll/interleukin-1 receptor domain-containing protein — MAKQLERNYVWECDYGDRSHLVPVLETLLDEQDASSLQMVNVMVNHNIYNLELFIVLSYDNPIEDHIINMKELFLDTGVRYRPDITYDELFKEMAHRRFNCMTLIDSELVELRFNSFFEYKEKKEVANIISMRPLGKKIPVFISHTSRNKPIIEDLIPFLNAANLPIWYDDINIDYGESIVGKVQEGIKDSGSVIFWITKEFLKSNWCQIEMESFLVRLAGKNDILILAVVHEDIEIEDLPVFIAGRKFLKVSETDTVEHIARKLIPPLYRYMESRNK, encoded by the coding sequence ATGGCTAAACAGCTTGAAAGAAATTATGTGTGGGAATGTGATTATGGAGACAGGTCTCATCTTGTACCCGTTCTAGAAACTTTATTAGATGAACAAGATGCTTCATCATTACAGATGGTAAATGTAATGGTGAATCACAATATCTACAATCTTGAACTTTTTATTGTATTAAGTTACGACAATCCCATAGAAGATCATATCATTAATATGAAAGAACTATTCTTAGATACTGGAGTCAGATATCGACCAGATATTACATATGATGAACTGTTTAAAGAGATGGCTCATCGAAGATTTAATTGTATGACACTAATTGATTCAGAGCTTGTTGAGCTACGGTTTAATTCGTTTTTCGAGTACAAAGAAAAAAAGGAAGTAGCGAATATAATTTCAATGAGACCCTTGGGAAAGAAAATACCAGTATTTATAAGCCACACTTCCAGAAACAAACCAATTATTGAGGATTTAATACCTTTCTTAAACGCAGCTAACCTTCCAATTTGGTATGATGATATCAATATTGACTATGGGGAATCTATCGTTGGAAAGGTACAAGAAGGGATTAAGGATTCAGGATCTGTTATCTTTTGGATAACAAAAGAGTTTTTAAAATCTAACTGGTGTCAGATCGAAATGGAAAGTTTTTTAGTAAGATTAGCCGGAAAAAATGATATTTTGATTTTAGCTGTAGTACATGAAGATATTGAAATCGAAGATCTCCCTGTATTCATAGCAGGAAGGAAGTTTTTGAAAGTTTCTGAAACCGATACAGTGGAACATATAGCACGAAAACTAATTCCTCCACTCTATAGATACATGGAGTCAAGGAATAAGTAA
- a CDS encoding recombinase family protein: MTLLLTHVLVDMDRISSGVTSKVKGLMPSPASCLKRGGSTPSMVAGKKKQSIYWNGSSVQQILENPDYSGDMVKGRETTISVTNKARRERTEADFIVVKETHEAIISRDVFDTVQQLIESNRRRSPENPDVSSRPHQNVNLFTGVIFCEDCGRGLHYQRNCKGYICGRSHKHGNKACKKHRVREKALSRYLEDVITKSDYDDYVVNRDAELVKLLQDKGQIEASMSAALDSRKLDEVKAVVTSALAFEEVNKEVINRFIEKIVVARDSTVKLYYCFAGISKILELLA; the protein is encoded by the coding sequence ATGACGCTGTTGCTCACTCATGTCTTGGTGGACATGGATCGAATTTCTTCCGGCGTTACATCGAAGGTAAAGGGTTTGATGCCATCGCCCGCGAGTTGTTTGAAGAGGGGGGGATCCACGCCCTCTATGGTGGCAGGGAAGAAAAAGCAGTCGATTTATTGGAATGGCTCATCCGTCCAGCAAATCCTCGAAAATCCGGATTACTCGGGCGATATGGTGAAGGGTCGGGAAACGACCATCAGCGTGACGAACAAGGCACGTAGGGAAAGGACGGAGGCGGACTTCATTGTGGTCAAAGAGACACACGAAGCGATTATTTCGCGGGACGTATTCGATACGGTGCAGCAACTGATTGAATCCAACCGAAGACGTTCGCCTGAAAATCCCGATGTAAGCAGCAGACCGCATCAGAATGTCAATCTGTTCACCGGGGTCATCTTCTGTGAAGACTGCGGCAGAGGGTTACACTACCAGAGAAATTGCAAAGGCTACATTTGCGGGCGAAGCCACAAGCACGGTAATAAGGCTTGTAAGAAGCATCGGGTTCGAGAGAAGGCGCTATCCAGGTATCTGGAAGATGTCATTACCAAGTCCGACTATGACGACTATGTTGTGAATCGGGATGCAGAGTTAGTGAAGTTACTTCAGGATAAGGGGCAGATCGAGGCGTCAATGTCAGCAGCCTTGGATTCCAGAAAGTTGGATGAAGTGAAGGCAGTCGTGACAAGTGCTTTGGCATTCGAGGAAGTTAACAAAGAAGTCATCAATCGTTTTATTGAGAAGATCGTTGTTGCGAGGGACAGCACGGTTAAGCTTTATTATTGTTTTGCGGGTATTTCTAAAATTCTCGAACTGCTTGCTTGA
- a CDS encoding SDR family NAD(P)-dependent oxidoreductase: MKIAIVTGGSNGIGKATALELGKRGISVILTYNSYKDRAEGVVKEIEKNKGVRAFALKLDLTRISTFEGFILEVKKSLQDIWNRTTFDYLVNNGGVGGPMMFTEMSEEYFDKILNTNFKGPAFLTQQLVGFMEDAGAIVNTTSSSKNQSFPGYSIYGSLKAAFSTWTRYIAKELAPRQIRVNAVSPGPTHSNFGDGVFDKHPEFIKPLAEQSAFGRIGQPEDMAKVIVSLLSDDFGWVTAQDIEVSGGHLL; encoded by the coding sequence ATGAAGATTGCGATTGTAACAGGTGGAAGTAATGGCATTGGAAAAGCGACGGCGCTTGAGCTTGGCAAACGCGGAATTAGCGTTATTCTCACATACAATTCCTATAAGGACCGGGCAGAAGGTGTCGTAAAGGAAATTGAGAAGAATAAAGGCGTTCGGGCATTCGCACTGAAGCTGGATCTGACTCGAATATCAACATTCGAAGGCTTTATTCTAGAAGTGAAAAAGAGCCTCCAGGACATTTGGAACCGAACAACTTTTGATTACTTAGTTAATAATGGTGGTGTCGGCGGGCCCATGATGTTCACTGAGATGAGCGAAGAATACTTCGACAAGATTCTTAATACGAACTTCAAAGGACCGGCCTTTTTAACACAACAACTTGTCGGATTCATGGAGGATGCTGGAGCTATTGTAAATACCACGAGCTCATCTAAAAACCAGTCATTTCCGGGCTACTCCATCTACGGCTCGTTAAAAGCAGCATTCTCAACTTGGACTCGCTACATCGCCAAAGAACTTGCCCCCCGCCAAATTCGGGTCAACGCAGTTTCGCCCGGTCCTACGCACAGCAATTTTGGCGACGGAGTGTTTGATAAACATCCTGAATTCATTAAGCCGCTGGCTGAGCAATCTGCATTTGGCAGAATCGGCCAACCCGAAGATATGGCGAAGGTCATTGTGAGCTTATTGTCCGATGATTTCGGCTGGGTTACAGCCCAGGACATTGAAGTGTCTGGCGGACATTTGCTTTAA
- a CDS encoding AraC family transcriptional regulator produces the protein MNNVLDEIIDLMKGAGTRQIETGVPGLSMIKGDIPAHQLAALYEPMIGFTVQGTKILSIGERSTDLEGPSYYVLPVHVPATASVHPDRYGRPYMSLGLKLNQNVLQSLLRDLPENLLPTASGHFAACEMDIEFMEAWLRLLRLSKTSRDIPALAPAYEREILYRVLMGPQGWYLRQFGLRESNLSKISEIVKWFRSNFMKPIDIGEMASKSGMAINTFHRQFKRATGLSPIQFQKQLRLLEARNLIAFEGYPVASAAYHVGYQSPSQFNREYSRFFGSSPARDTENLRRIESTRISPLN, from the coding sequence ATGAATAACGTCCTTGATGAAATAATTGATCTGATGAAAGGCGCAGGCACTCGACAGATTGAAACCGGAGTACCGGGGCTAAGTATGATTAAGGGAGATATCCCCGCTCATCAACTCGCAGCGCTCTACGAGCCGATGATTGGTTTTACAGTTCAAGGAACAAAGATTCTTTCAATCGGGGAGCGTAGCACTGACCTGGAAGGGCCATCATATTACGTGTTACCGGTGCATGTTCCTGCAACGGCGAGTGTACATCCAGACCGTTATGGCCGTCCTTACATGTCACTTGGTCTCAAGTTGAATCAGAACGTTCTTCAGAGTTTACTTAGAGACCTTCCTGAAAATCTATTACCGACTGCTTCCGGGCATTTCGCAGCCTGTGAAATGGATATTGAATTTATGGAGGCATGGCTGCGCTTATTGCGATTGTCGAAAACATCAAGAGATATTCCAGCTCTTGCACCAGCTTATGAACGCGAAATCCTTTATCGCGTTTTGATGGGACCGCAAGGATGGTATCTGAGGCAATTTGGTCTGCGGGAAAGCAATTTATCTAAAATTTCCGAAATTGTAAAATGGTTTCGCAGCAATTTTATGAAGCCAATAGACATTGGCGAGATGGCATCAAAATCTGGTATGGCTATAAATACCTTTCACCGTCAGTTTAAAAGGGCAACGGGTTTAAGTCCTATTCAATTTCAAAAGCAATTAAGGCTTCTGGAGGCTAGGAACCTCATTGCATTTGAGGGCTATCCAGTAGCAAGTGCCGCATATCATGTTGGCTATCAAAGTCCCTCACAGTTCAATCGGGAGTACTCCCGCTTCTTCGGTTCATCTCCAGCCCGGGACACTGAGAACCTAAGACGAATCGAAAGCACGCGGATATCCCCGCTTAATTGA
- a CDS encoding HSP90 family protein, whose product MENQNRDTYRFQVNLSGMINILSNHLYSSPKVFLRELLQNGIDAITARQAYSPDGYEGKIHVEVSGTSTGATLLVEDNGIGLNEAEIHEFLAMIGQSSKRGEDFLSTNTSFIGRFGIGLLSCFMVSDDIVMVTQSAKGGPALEWRGKPDGTYTIRKLEGQHAPGTKVFLRCKEGSEAYFEENNLQEGLFHYGALLPYPIQLVSDRNTRLINPLTPPWVKDPQLARKHRDEVLAFGKQVLGETFRDFIPLHTASGRTGGIAFILPQAVNLNAKRNHRVYLKHMLVSEAASNILPDWAFFVKCLIWTDELQPTASREHFYENAQLEQVREELGNSIRQELMRMAEYDPDRLQSIISLHALSMKALAVEDLSFYSIIHEWLPFESTFGRKPLGELKQHPPLYFTATLDEYRQITHVASAQSMLVVNGGFIYDAELLSRLPLVDPDVETERLLPEEVSLSFTDITPQERLDYYESVRLADSVLQKFRCQVQLRRFKPEEIPVLYTLSEESAQWRVLEATKEVSTDALSSVLGSLGATLKDAAYATLYFNLNNPVIERAFHPAHQKMLPSIIEMLYCNALMMGHYPMNRQEIALLNKGIIQFIDWGLTASHVTGGDE is encoded by the coding sequence ATGGAGAACCAGAACCGGGATACTTACCGCTTTCAGGTCAACTTAAGCGGTATGATCAACATTTTGTCTAACCATTTGTATAGCAGCCCGAAGGTATTCTTAAGGGAGCTGCTGCAGAATGGCATAGACGCGATTACTGCACGGCAGGCTTATTCCCCCGACGGATACGAAGGCAAGATTCATGTCGAGGTAAGCGGGACCTCAACCGGGGCGACCTTATTGGTAGAAGATAACGGAATCGGGTTAAACGAAGCAGAGATTCATGAGTTCCTGGCGATGATCGGACAATCCTCCAAGCGGGGTGAAGACTTTCTCTCCACCAACACCTCTTTTATCGGGCGGTTTGGCATCGGGCTCTTGTCCTGCTTCATGGTGAGTGATGATATCGTCATGGTCACCCAATCCGCCAAGGGCGGACCTGCCCTGGAATGGCGCGGGAAGCCGGACGGCACCTATACGATCCGCAAGCTCGAAGGGCAACATGCTCCAGGCACCAAGGTTTTTTTGCGTTGCAAAGAAGGCTCCGAAGCTTACTTCGAGGAGAACAATCTGCAGGAAGGGCTGTTCCATTACGGCGCTCTGCTGCCTTATCCGATCCAACTGGTGTCAGACCGTAACACCCGCCTGATTAATCCGCTGACTCCGCCATGGGTCAAAGATCCGCAACTGGCCCGGAAGCACCGTGACGAGGTGCTGGCCTTCGGCAAGCAGGTGCTTGGGGAGACGTTCCGCGATTTCATTCCCCTGCACACCGCCTCGGGCCGGACGGGAGGCATCGCCTTCATTCTGCCGCAGGCGGTGAACCTCAACGCCAAACGCAATCACCGGGTGTACTTGAAGCACATGCTGGTCTCTGAAGCTGCCAGCAATATCCTGCCGGACTGGGCGTTTTTCGTGAAATGCCTGATCTGGACCGATGAGCTGCAGCCGACCGCTTCCCGGGAGCATTTCTATGAGAATGCCCAGCTGGAGCAGGTGCGGGAAGAACTGGGGAACTCCATCCGCCAGGAATTGATGCGGATGGCGGAGTACGACCCGGATCGCCTGCAATCTATCATTTCGCTGCACGCCTTATCCATGAAGGCCCTCGCGGTGGAAGATTTGTCATTCTATTCGATTATTCATGAGTGGCTGCCGTTTGAGAGCACATTTGGCAGGAAGCCGCTTGGCGAACTGAAGCAGCACCCTCCCCTTTACTTCACTGCGACGCTGGACGAATACCGCCAGATTACCCATGTGGCTTCGGCCCAATCCATGCTGGTGGTGAATGGCGGATTTATTTACGATGCCGAGCTGCTGTCCCGGCTGCCGCTCGTTGACCCGGACGTGGAGACTGAACGGCTGCTGCCGGAGGAGGTATCGTTATCCTTTACCGATATTACCCCTCAAGAGCGGTTGGACTACTATGAATCCGTAAGACTCGCAGACAGTGTCCTGCAGAAATTCCGCTGCCAGGTGCAGCTGCGCCGCTTCAAGCCGGAGGAGATTCCTGTACTCTACACGCTGTCCGAGGAGTCCGCCCAGTGGCGCGTACTTGAGGCAACGAAGGAAGTGAGCACTGACGCCCTGTCCTCCGTGCTGGGCAGCCTGGGCGCTACGCTCAAGGATGCGGCATACGCCACGCTCTACTTCAACCTGAACAACCCGGTCATCGAGCGGGCATTTCATCCGGCGCACCAGAAGATGCTGCCCTCCATTATCGAAATGCTGTACTGCAATGCGCTGATGATGGGACATTATCCGATGAACCGTCAGGAGATCGCGCTCCTGAACAAAGGCATAATTCAATTTATTGATTGGGGATTGACGGCCAGTCACGTCACAGGAGGAGACGAATAG